Proteins encoded in a region of the Ornithodoros turicata isolate Travis chromosome 3, ASM3712646v1, whole genome shotgun sequence genome:
- the LOC135389663 gene encoding uncharacterized protein LOC135389663, which yields MERLKSKRGTRRAQTTRILNEASTVLKDGTASAEALNALLQRLTTSNAELVVLNTAIEPLVTDEDYESECTGVLEYEDRVTETVANLNWKLAQLQAAAASSMGSSNEPSSPQASSQQRHIGIKLPKLRLPTFSGKLSECHSFWEQFNATVHENKNLVKIEKFQYLRSLLAGSAATAIAGLPITEASYEDATEILKERFGDRGRIERQLLAKLRSLPAVKSSSDVLGLRRFYDHVQSHIRGLRSLGVQDSSYAAMLTEILLSSLPSEIVIDFYRSVRRPTTNSTASPTEAGDTAAASTSTTASDELQAVLKFLHVEVESREKSEVAERNLKKQIQSVSKPATLGRANPSAAVLHNASTNPAPCFFCSNTEHSTEECVRSVPLSDKKAKLAKDKRCFHCTKKGHSARDCRGRMRCRNCGGRHVTSMCDPSWKPDKKERAITDAKDVTNVLVPGGACRNGTVVLQTFRCWAVGRGKCIYVRGVVDGGSQQTFISKQLGDHLKLKVINTVTLTLNTFGDTTASSERKQCNVVELSLRSQFSPSEYLLKAVIVPVICRDIIATPLNIDLVTRIQESGGVIADDLMFQNTTNLSGINLLLGADQLWNFVTGRIERCYNNENFVGIETTLGWTCHLRNPQDVDCVTSSLMTCVQRTDAACDCKNSRSLRQMCQLDGISIKDETTVQDDDRVLQQFFSTVSKENGRYTVALPWKTSASDLPDNRDIAERRLRSLVKRLHKEKKLEEYDRAIQKYMSDGIAEQVRGKKTSDRLYYMPHRAVVREGSTSTRVRVVFDASSHAAGCCSLNDCLETGPKINCDLLSTLLRFRLNNVALVADIEKAFLQVAVRGEDRDALRFLWFEQPPTSSDCLLPICEWRMTRVPFGTSASSFLLGATMLHHLRNVSGPEQEVAKMMADSFYVDDLLTGTDTAEEAKCIIKTATAIMRDACMPLKKWASNCSEIQDHIDSTKSGVSQHELIRDTEGDETARVLGLTWDTRLDTLNFNGPNILEALSQVGDSKRSVLQTVAKIFDPLGLAAPFAIKAKMVFQQLWQQGVEWDQPIPDRVKGDWDSWKAELADLLNVSVPRNLKRGVETITSTQLHLFSDASPLALELMGALIAARTAKFVKHALRMPSVPTYFWADSSIALTWIKGRAARWKVFVCNRVTEIQATSTADQWRYCPGKQNPADCLTRGMTINALLRSSHWWEGPNWLKDGESQWPKFDAPSRTEESNMEACSNSSQVMHVTLEKVEPLMDIQDFSSHVKLLRVTAWARRFIDRCKKAAQSPAPWITTEEINAADEFWIKVAQQESFPHEVQELKRGCAIPKASKMASCNPTWTSMGS from the exons ATGGAACGTCTCAAGTCCAAGCGTGGAACTCGACGAGCTCAAACTACAAGAATTCTCAACGAAGCTTCAACTGTCCTAAAAGATGGAACTGCCTCAGCTGAAGCGCTGAATGCATTACTCCAACGTCTCACTACAAGCAATGCGGAGCTCGTCGTACTGAATACCGCCATCGAGCCGCTTGTGACCGATGAGGACTACGAAAGTGAGTGCACCGGTGTTTTAGAGTATGAGGACAGAGTAACAGAAACAGTCGCCAACTTGAACTGGAAACTGGCACAGCTACAGGCGGCGGCTGCGTCGTCAATGGGATCCTCGAACGAACCGAGTTCACCGCAAGCGTCGTCGCAACAACGTCATATTGGGATCAAACTTCCCAAATTGAGGCTTCCAACGTTCAGCGGCAAGTTAAGCGAATGTCACAGTTTCTGGGAACAATTTAACGCAACCGTACATGAGAACAAGAACCTAGTGAAGATAGAAAAATTCCAGTACCTTCGTTCCCTACTGGCTGGATCTGCTGCCACAGCGATAGCTGGACTTCCTATCACAGAGGCCTCGTACGAGGATGCTACAGAAATTCTCAAGGAGCGTTTCGGTGATCGAGGAAGAATAGAAAGGCAGCTACTGGCAAAACTTCGTAGCCTTCCGGCAGTCAAGTCCTCCTCAGACGTCTTAGGGTTGCGACGATTCTACGACCACGTGCAGAGTCACATACGTGGATTGCGTTCACTCGGAGTTCAAGACAGTTCTTACGCAGCAATGCTAACAGAAATACTATTATCTTCCCTGCCATCGGAAATCGTAATAGACTTTTACCGCTCGGTTCGTCGCCCGACCACCAACAGCACTGCAAGCCCAACAGAAGCAGGAGACACCGCAGCGGCGTCCACGTCAACGACAGCTTCCGACGAACTACAGGCAGTGCTGAAGTTCCTTCACGTGGAGGTTGAGAGTCGAGAGAAAAGCGAAGTCGCAGAACGTAACCTCAAGAAACAGATTCAGTCTGTCAGCAAACCAGCTACCTTAGGCCGAGCGAATCCATCTGCTGCAGTTCTACACAACGCATCTACAAACCCAGCACCTTGCTTCTTCTGCAGCAACACTGAGCACAGTACTGAAGAGTGTGTTCGATCAGTGCCATTGAGCGACAAGAAGGCGAAGCTCGCTAAGGATAAAAGATGTTTTCACTGTACCAAGAAGGGCCACAGCGCCAGAGATTGCCGAGGGAGGATGAGATGCAGGAATTGCGGCGGTCGTCACGTAACATCCATGTGCGATCCTTCGTGGAAGCCCGATAAGAAAGAACGGGCCATAACTGATGCTAAGGATGTCACAAATGTCCTAGTACCCGGAGGAGCTTGCAGGAACGGCACAGTGGTCCTACAGACTTTCAGATGCTGGGCCGTCGGAAGAGGAAAGTGCATCTACGTTAGAGGAGTCGTGGACGGAGGCAGTCAACAAACCTTCATAAGCAAGCAATTGGGTGATCACCTAAAACTCAAGGTGATCAACACTGTTACGCTCACGCTCAATACTTTCGGCGACACTACTGCAAGTTCAGAACGAAAACAATGTAACGTCGTGGAACTCAGTCTACGCAGTCAGTTCTCGCCTTCAGAGTATCTGCTAAAGGCAGTCATCGTACCCGTTATCTGCAGGGACATCATCGCCACACCTTTGAATATTGATCTGGTAACCAGAATTCAGGAAAGCGGCGGCGTCATAGCCGACGACCTCATGTTTCAGAACACAACGAATTTAAGTGGGATTAATTTACTTCTGGGTGCGGACCAGCTATGGAACTTCGTCACCGGCAGAATCGAGCGGTGCTACAACAACGAGAACTTCGTGGGAATCGAGACTACACTAGGGTGGACTTGCCACTTACGCAATCCACAAGATGTGGATTGCGTTACGTCGAGTCTTATGACTTGCGTGCAAAGAACCGATGCTGCCTGTGATTGCAAAAACTCCAGATCGCTACGCCAAATGTGTCAACTTGACGGCATCAGCATAAAAGATGAAACCACCGTTCAAGATGACGACAGAGTGCTCCAACAGTTCTTCAGCACGGTATCGAAAGAAAACGGCAGGTATACTGTTGcgctcccatggaaaacgtcTGCGTCCGACTTACCTGACAACCGTGACATTGCTGAACGTCGACTGAGGAGCTTAGTAAAACGACTGCACAAAGAGAAAAAACTTGAAGAATACGACCGTGCTATTCAAAAATACATGAGCGACGGTATTGCTGAACAAGTAAGAGGGAAAAAAACGAGTGACCGGTTGTACTACATGCCTCACCGTGCCGTAGTTCGGGAGGGATCAACATCAACAAGAGTGAGAGTTGTTTTTGATGCGTCTTCCCATGCAGCAGGGTGCTGTTCGTTAAATGACTGTCTCGAAACCGGACCGAAGATAAACTGTGACCTTTTATCGACGCTACTGCGCTTCCGCCTGAACAACGTGGCCTTAGTTGCCGACATTGAAAAGGCCTTTCTGCAAGTCGCCGTTAGAGGTGAAGACAGAGACGCTCTAAGGTTCCTTTGGTTTGAGCAGCCACCCACCTCAAGCGATTGTCTACTTCCTATTTGCGAATGGAGGATGACACGGGTGCCCTTTGGGACATCGGCAAGTTCCTTTCTGCTAGGAGCTACGATGCTTCATCACCTCAGGAATGTCTCCGGACCTGAGCAAGAAGTTGCGAAAATGATGGCAGACTCTTTCTACGTTGATGACCTGCTCACCGGCACCGATACAGCAGAAGAGGCAAAATGCATCATAAAGACCGCAACTGCCATAATGCGTGACGCTTGCATGCCGTTAAAGAAATGGGCATCAAACTGTAGTGAAATTCAAGATCACATCGATAGCACGAAGTCGGGAGTTTCTCAACATGAACTGATTCGAGATACCGAAGGTGACGAGACAGCTAGAGTACTCGGACTAACTTGGGACACCAGACTGGATACACTGAATTTCAATGGACCGAACATCCTCGAAGCACTCAGTCAAGTAGGCGACAGCAAACGCTCGGTGCTTCAGACAGTCGCGAAGATCTTCGATCCACTCGGACTGGCCGCACCGTTCGCTATCAAGGCCAAAATGGTATTTCAACAACTTTGGCAGCAAGGTGTGGAGTGGGACCAGCCAATACCGGACAGAGTCAAGGGTGACTGGGACTCCTGGAAAGCAGAACTGGCGGATCTACTTAATGTATCTGTTCCACGGAACCTGAAGAGAGGTGTAGAGACGATTACGTCAACACAACTCCATCTTTTTAGCGATGCGAGTCCACTAGC GCTGGAGCTCATGGGAGCTCTCATTGCTGCCAGAACCGCAAAATTTGTCAAACACGCGCTACGTATGCCGTCTGTTCCGACATATTTCTGGGCGGACTCCAGCATTGCACTCACTTGGATAAAAGGACGAGCTGCAAGATGGAAGGTTTTTGTGTGCAACCGCGTAACAGAGATTCAGGCAACGTCGACAGCGGATCAATGGCGGTACTGCCCAGGAAAACAAAACCCCGCGGACTGTTTGACGCGGGGCATGACAATTAACGCATTGTTAAGGAGCTCGCACTGGTGGGAAGGTCCCAACTGGCTCAAGGACGGAGAGTCTCAGTGGCCAAAATTTGATGCTCCGTCCCGGACGGAAGAATCGAACATGGAAGCCTGCAGTAACTCTTCGCAGGTGATGCACGTGACTCTCGAAAAAGTAGAGCCCCTAATGGATATCCAGGACTTTAGCAGCCACGTGAAACTACTACGAGTTACCGCTTGGGCTAGGCGGTTTATTGACAGATGCAAGAAGGCAGCCCAATCGCCCGCACCGTGGATTACCACCGAGGAAATCAATGCAGCCGATGAGTTTTGGATAAAGGTTGCTCAACAAGAGAGCTTCCCTCACGAGGTGCAGGAGCTGAAACGTGGCTGCGCCATTCCGAAGGCTTCCAAGATGGCAAGTTGCAACCCTACTTGGACAAGTATGGGGTCATGA
- the LOC135389664 gene encoding uncharacterized protein LOC135389664, whose translation MSVSPEDGASSETLIAILMGFTFTVHGSTKEETRKKWLANLQRKDFDPKSSARAPKHKGRRRVTRAKDTYTSARECSTGQREESATTHHQLLNRYDCSEGFTTVNHSLMYSCEPSQEVEEPTAQTVAECHITIAARIFSTTCDKSVQWEAEATDHHYARPSITDGKKTFDALIQAISPLAEVPFTLPIKDQILLTLMRLRKGLLLGDLALRFSITTAVAGRIFMFWMAVLATFSREFLAMWLPQQTIFASRPGHFKDSSMVTCIIDCFEVFIERPSNMRRRAGTYSHYKPHNTAKVLHVIAPNGFIMFVSQAYGGRASDRMITMDSGFLDHLLPGDEVLADRGFTVQGVMPYGVELSLPDFKRGKDQLSKEAVLRSRRLSKLRIHVERSIRRMKCFRILMHVPAEIFANSESFGDILIVVAGLCNLQPLLIRD comes from the exons ATGTCTGTCTCTCCTGAAGACGGGGCCTCCTCTGAAACATTGATAGCCATCCTTATGGGGTTTACGTTTACCGTACA TGGATCTACCAAAGAAGAGACTCGCAAGAAATGGTTGGCAAACCTGCAGCGAAAGGATTTCGATCCCAAGTCATCGGCAAGG GCTCCAAAGCACAAGGGTCGCCGGAGAGTGACAAGGGCGAAGGACACTTATACCTCAGCCAGAGAATGTTCAACAGGGCAGCGAGAGGAGAGCGCTACAACGCATCACCAGCTGTTGAATAGATATGACTGCAGCGAAGGGTTCACCACAGTCAACCACAGCCTTATGTACTCTTGCGAGCCATCTCAAGAAGTGGAAGAACCAACAGCACAAACCGTTGCTGAATGCCACATTACAATTGCTGCCAGAATTTTTTCTACCACTTGTGATAAGAGTGTCCAGTGGGAGGCAGAAGCAACGGATCACCATTATGCAAGACCTTCAATCACAGATGGGAAAAAG ACGTTTGACGCGCTGATTCAGGCGATTTCGCCACTGGCAGAGGTGCCATTTACTTTGCCCATCAAAGATCAGATACTGCTAACGTTAATGAGGTTGAGGAAGGGTCTACTGTTAGGTGACCTTGCCCTCAGATTCAGCATCACCACTGCTGTAGCAGGTAGAATATTCATGTTCTGGATGGCAGTACTGGCAACATTTTCCAGAGAGTTCCTCGCGATGTGGCTGCCACAACAGACAATTTTTGCATCACGGCCTGGACATTTCAAAGATTCTTCAATGGTTACATGCATTATTGACTGCTTTGAAGTCTTTATAGAGCGACCTTCTAACATGAGAAGACGGGCAGGCACATATAGCCACTATAAGCCACACAATACTGCCAAAGTTCTTCACGTGATAGCACCAAATGGGTTCATAATGTTCGTGTCACAAGCATATGGTGGAAGAGCAAGTGACCGTATGATCACCATGGACTCCGGCTTTTTGGATCACCTCCTGCCTGGAGACGAAGTGCTTGCTGACAGGGGATTTACAGTGCAAGGCGTAATGCCGTATGGTGTCGAACTGTCACTGCCAGATTTCAAAAGAGGGAAGGATCAACTGTCCAAAGAGGCGGTGTTGCGATCAAGAAGACTTTCCAAGTTGCGGATTCACGTTGAAAGATCCATTCGCAGAATGAAGTGCTTCAGAATTTTGATGCATGTACCCGCAGAGATATTTGCGAACAGTGAATCATTCGGTGACATTCTTATAGTGGTTGCTGGCTTATGTAACTTGCAACCACTATTAATAAGGGATTGA